A single genomic interval of Novosphingobium ginsenosidimutans harbors:
- a CDS encoding O-antigen ligase family protein yields the protein MINRSELLTKLGTWRWPFPRRARKPAAPLVLGGYTQQQRRRRRRFIASATLALISLFYGLVVGATGTIFLMQLLLLPAFAAFLVLWLLPETDNPSPRLVEVLFFVYLGGAMLWPDYLAIALPGLPWITMGRITAIPLAIFYISSLSQSRHYRAEIKAVLAEVPVIWKAMAIFAAVAAFSVLVSDKPFASANRLFVAAYAWVMIFFIASHVFRRPGTATIFCYLVWASTIVICIIAVMEVRRQAIPWAGHIPNFLKIEDEAVQRMLSPKVRGSTGVFRAQTKFASPLSMSEFLALSAPFIMHIAAYHKNVVARIAAVCTIPPLIWAIAKTDARLGMIGLMFASLLFILAWAVMRMRQRKDSLLAPVVVLGYPLGFAAFIAASFAIQRLKNIVWGSSAYSDSNQGRIDQVNKGLPMILERPWGYGIGRSGETLGFTNPAGMITIDNYMLSLALELGLIGLAAFVIMFAWAALTGAKEISRTYDFESSLLVPAAITLVNFLIIKTVLSQLENLTLFFAVLGLTVALIYRVREHTRRAAGQLPQEAAIAP from the coding sequence ATGATCAATCGCAGTGAGCTCCTGACCAAACTTGGCACGTGGCGCTGGCCTTTTCCTCGTAGGGCCAGGAAGCCCGCCGCGCCTCTGGTGTTGGGCGGATATACGCAACAGCAACGCAGGCGACGCCGCCGGTTTATTGCTTCTGCAACTTTGGCGCTGATTTCACTCTTTTACGGGCTGGTCGTGGGGGCTACCGGCACGATCTTCCTGATGCAGTTGCTGCTATTGCCCGCCTTCGCAGCCTTTCTGGTACTCTGGCTCCTGCCCGAAACTGACAATCCCTCACCAAGGCTCGTCGAGGTGCTGTTCTTTGTCTACCTGGGAGGAGCGATGCTGTGGCCCGATTACCTGGCCATTGCCCTGCCTGGGCTCCCCTGGATCACGATGGGAAGAATAACCGCGATACCGCTGGCAATCTTCTACATCTCGTCGCTTTCGCAGTCGCGCCATTATCGAGCCGAGATCAAGGCTGTGCTGGCTGAGGTCCCGGTCATCTGGAAGGCCATGGCGATATTTGCTGCCGTTGCAGCCTTTAGCGTTCTGGTATCGGATAAACCCTTCGCTTCCGCCAACCGACTATTTGTTGCCGCCTATGCCTGGGTGATGATCTTTTTCATCGCGAGCCATGTGTTCAGACGGCCCGGAACGGCGACGATCTTCTGCTATCTTGTCTGGGCCAGCACGATCGTCATCTGCATTATCGCGGTGATGGAAGTACGCCGGCAAGCAATCCCGTGGGCCGGCCACATCCCCAACTTCCTGAAGATCGAGGACGAAGCGGTGCAACGCATGTTATCGCCCAAGGTCCGCGGCAGCACCGGGGTTTTCAGGGCCCAGACCAAATTTGCCTCACCGCTCTCAATGTCGGAATTTCTGGCCCTTAGCGCGCCATTCATCATGCACATAGCCGCCTACCACAAGAATGTGGTCGCCCGAATTGCTGCGGTCTGCACGATCCCCCCGCTGATATGGGCGATTGCCAAGACCGACGCCCGATTGGGGATGATCGGACTGATGTTTGCCTCGCTGCTGTTCATTTTGGCCTGGGCCGTGATGCGCATGCGGCAACGCAAGGACTCGCTCTTGGCTCCGGTTGTGGTGCTGGGCTACCCCTTGGGCTTTGCAGCATTCATCGCCGCATCGTTTGCAATTCAGCGGCTCAAGAACATCGTCTGGGGCTCCAGCGCCTATAGCGATAGCAACCAGGGCCGGATCGACCAGGTTAACAAGGGCCTGCCCATGATCCTGGAACGCCCATGGGGGTATGGCATCGGCCGGAGCGGTGAAACGCTGGGTTTCACCAATCCAGCCGGGATGATCACGATCGACAACTATATGCTGTCGCTGGCGCTGGAACTGGGCCTTATAGGGCTGGCTGCCTTTGTCATCATGTTTGCCTGGGCCGCCTTGACCGGCGCCAAGGAAATTAGCCGGACTTATGACTTTGAATCCTCGCTGCTGGTTCCGGCGGCGATCACGCTGGTAAACTTCTTGATCATCAAGACCGTGTTGAGCCAGCTTGAAAACCTGACGCTTTTCTTTGCCGTGCTTGGCTTGACAGTTGCCCTGATCTATCGGGTTCGCGAACACACCCGGCGCGCGGCAGGGCAACTGCCGCAGGAAGCGGCTATCGCGCCGTAA
- a CDS encoding glycosyltransferase family 2 protein has protein sequence MALEVSRTSVDSKDKIVVCLVGFRNAADVMRCLPALAAQTFTAFEVVICENGGIEALAALAAVVPDRLDAGQAVTLIADHSNPGYAGGINRCIAARPDAGAYWVLNPDTVPYPEALAAMAELVFSGAGDAIGGPIVLPDGLLRTCGGRWSPWLAYSRAIANGTPLAACPTAEEVEPHLSFISGASLLVSQRLIAEAGLMREDYFLYGEEVEWCLRAKAKGLRLRFSPAAVVLHYQGTTTGSAHDISGRPRLAIFCDERNRILTLRDTASFPVFAIGAIGAGLTVLIRYGRRLAFRALRHALAGWWAGLCNRRGKPAWMTNPKEAQCEV, from the coding sequence GTGGCTTTGGAAGTTTCAAGGACCAGTGTGGACAGCAAGGATAAAATAGTCGTCTGCCTGGTTGGGTTCCGCAACGCTGCAGATGTCATGCGGTGTCTGCCGGCTCTTGCCGCGCAGACTTTCACGGCATTCGAGGTGGTCATTTGCGAGAACGGCGGGATTGAAGCGCTCGCCGCACTTGCGGCGGTGGTCCCAGACCGCCTGGATGCAGGCCAAGCCGTTACCCTCATCGCCGATCATTCCAACCCGGGCTATGCCGGGGGCATCAACCGCTGCATCGCTGCGCGGCCGGATGCTGGCGCCTATTGGGTGCTCAATCCCGATACGGTGCCCTATCCCGAGGCATTGGCCGCCATGGCCGAGCTGGTATTCAGCGGGGCAGGGGACGCCATTGGCGGACCGATCGTGCTTCCCGATGGCCTGCTGCGCACCTGCGGGGGGCGCTGGTCGCCGTGGCTTGCCTATTCCCGCGCCATCGCCAACGGAACGCCGCTGGCGGCCTGCCCGACCGCTGAAGAGGTGGAACCGCACCTTTCATTCATTTCCGGCGCATCGCTGCTGGTATCGCAGCGCCTCATCGCCGAGGCCGGGCTGATGCGAGAGGACTATTTCCTTTACGGCGAAGAAGTTGAATGGTGCCTGCGCGCAAAGGCAAAAGGCCTGCGCCTGCGCTTTAGCCCTGCGGCAGTGGTGCTGCATTATCAGGGTACGACCACCGGATCGGCCCACGATATCAGCGGCCGGCCGCGTTTGGCGATCTTCTGTGATGAGAGAAACCGGATCCTGACACTGCGCGACACGGCTTCCTTTCCCGTCTTCGCCATAGGTGCGATTGGCGCGGGACTAACTGTTCTGATCCGCTATGGACGGCGCCTTGCTTTCCGCGCGCTACGGCATGCTCTGGCCGGGTGGTGGGCCGGGCTGTGCAATCGGCGGGGGAAACCGGCCTGGATGACCAACCCAAAGGAAGCTCAATGCGAAGTGTGA
- a CDS encoding polysaccharide pyruvyl transferase family protein: MRSVTIGLLWHSVNSGNLGVGALTIGNMALIRQAAEAAGIRPRFVILGFVDPGRALYVDGPDVEIVALNSRAMLPGGAFTRAVRSCDCIIDIGGGDSFTDIYGAKRFAFLWGSKAIVLMQGKPLILAPQTIGPFTKTVQTRLAAWAMTRAQAVFCRDPISFAFAQTMAPATRLYQSVDVAFALPFEKPAPQPGKARIGINVSGLLYNRGYDRSSSFGMEIDYPVYVDRLLAALEGREDLEVTIVPHVLSDATPVDDDRRVADMLTARHPWLRRSPDFADPVSAKSFISGLDFLTGARMHACIAAYSSGVPVLPLAYSRKFTGLFEGALAYPHVIPVTGVPTEKAVDLTIEAIAGRDKLAASIGRGSAAVAALLRSYVDHLAEFLAITAR; the protein is encoded by the coding sequence ATGCGAAGTGTGACAATTGGGCTGCTGTGGCACTCAGTCAATTCAGGAAACCTGGGCGTTGGCGCGTTGACGATCGGCAACATGGCGCTGATCCGCCAGGCCGCTGAAGCGGCTGGTATCCGCCCTCGCTTCGTGATCTTGGGCTTCGTCGATCCCGGCCGGGCGTTGTATGTCGATGGCCCCGATGTGGAGATTGTCGCACTCAACTCGCGGGCAATGCTCCCCGGTGGAGCCTTTACCCGCGCGGTCCGAAGCTGCGACTGCATCATAGACATCGGCGGGGGTGACAGCTTTACCGATATCTATGGGGCCAAGCGCTTCGCGTTCCTGTGGGGCAGCAAGGCCATAGTCCTGATGCAGGGCAAGCCGCTTATTTTGGCCCCGCAGACTATCGGGCCGTTCACCAAGACGGTCCAGACACGGCTTGCCGCCTGGGCCATGACCCGTGCCCAGGCCGTGTTCTGCCGCGATCCGATTTCGTTTGCCTTCGCCCAGACGATGGCCCCGGCAACGCGGCTGTACCAATCCGTCGATGTTGCCTTCGCCCTGCCGTTTGAGAAGCCGGCGCCACAGCCGGGTAAGGCCAGGATCGGAATCAATGTTTCTGGGCTGCTCTACAATCGGGGCTATGACCGATCGAGCAGCTTCGGGATGGAGATTGACTACCCGGTCTATGTCGATCGCCTGCTTGCGGCGCTGGAAGGACGGGAAGACTTGGAGGTGACAATCGTCCCGCACGTGCTCAGCGACGCGACACCGGTGGATGATGATCGGCGCGTGGCAGACATGCTTACGGCGCGTCACCCCTGGCTGCGGCGCTCTCCCGATTTTGCCGATCCAGTCTCCGCCAAGTCATTCATTTCAGGGCTGGACTTCCTTACCGGCGCGCGGATGCACGCCTGCATCGCCGCCTATTCATCCGGTGTCCCGGTTTTGCCATTGGCCTACAGCCGGAAGTTCACCGGGTTGTTCGAAGGCGCCTTGGCATATCCCCATGTCATTCCCGTTACGGGTGTTCCCACCGAGAAAGCGGTCGATCTGACAATCGAGGCAATCGCCGGGCGGGACAAGCTCGCTGCCAGCATTGGCCGCGGCAGTGCCGCTGTGGCGGCATTGCTACGCAGTTATGTTGACCACCTGGCCGAATTCCTGGCCATTACGGCGCGATAG
- a CDS encoding right-handed parallel beta-helix repeat-containing protein, with product MAIWTVTNSTELANAISKAAAGDEIKVAAGEYPSLSIRYKLADTPIKITALDPSNPPVFNSVVIFGSTGIVLDGLTYKLIPSATSTSASSAITITQSSGISVLNSKITGGPSVNGVDPSSTVLDATGNVLGLPVGRGIMINKSSDIRIEGNDISLFHKGVVMAQSNGVTIHNNEIHDLRSSPIVGSALNDITISSNHTYNYTPWAWGTSYGDHGDLIHIWTDANYQTTASKNIIIKDNFLTQGTGTAMLGIFLANNSTPFGYENVVIQNNIISNANNQALRLEHVQGIVTGNTAIAPDNSMVKGSPGLIAAEGSSLTITNNLLGHVTVYTDSTSVQSGNMIITRADPNAAGYYGKVFINGLATLPKLEDLAKIDGITAGAVLTWAGQLAWEASTTTTTTTTTTTDTSGTISPGTVLVEPVPADSTTSGSTSPTSTTTTTEPAPTPAPAPTQPVINGTAGVDNLSDKGIASKLFGLAGDDFYTVSATGTTVNEVAGGGIDTVNASVNFTLSAEVEHLNLTGSAVNGTGNGLANYINSDAGSQVLSGLGGNDRLSAGAGNDTVYGGDGNDIINGGSGNDKLYGGAGKDAFVFDQSSVANNDFDEIFDFVSRQDKIDLRGIDANSNTSRNDTFTPIWGANFSKKAGELQIKAYAGGMLVSGDVNGDGVPDFSMMVHGVSKLLSTDFNF from the coding sequence ATGGCCATTTGGACTGTCACGAATAGCACCGAACTTGCCAACGCAATCTCGAAGGCGGCGGCAGGCGACGAGATCAAGGTTGCGGCGGGCGAATATCCGTCGTTGTCGATCCGCTACAAGCTTGCAGACACGCCAATCAAGATCACGGCCCTTGATCCGTCCAACCCGCCGGTATTCAACAGCGTGGTCATCTTCGGTTCTACCGGCATTGTCCTGGACGGCCTGACCTACAAGCTGATCCCGAGCGCGACGAGCACCTCGGCAAGCAGCGCGATCACGATCACCCAATCCAGCGGGATCAGCGTGCTCAACTCCAAGATCACCGGCGGCCCCTCGGTCAACGGCGTGGATCCCAGCTCGACCGTGCTCGATGCAACCGGCAACGTGCTTGGCCTGCCCGTCGGCCGCGGCATCATGATCAACAAGTCGAGCGACATCCGCATCGAAGGCAACGACATTTCGCTGTTCCACAAGGGCGTCGTGATGGCGCAGTCGAATGGCGTGACCATTCACAACAACGAAATCCACGACCTCCGCTCATCGCCAATAGTTGGCTCCGCGCTGAACGACATCACGATCTCGTCAAACCACACCTACAACTATACGCCGTGGGCCTGGGGAACCAGCTATGGCGACCACGGCGACCTGATCCACATATGGACCGATGCCAATTACCAAACGACAGCTTCCAAGAACATCATCATCAAGGACAACTTCCTGACCCAGGGCACCGGCACAGCGATGCTGGGGATCTTCCTTGCCAACAATTCGACGCCGTTTGGCTATGAGAATGTAGTCATTCAGAACAACATCATCTCGAACGCCAACAACCAGGCGCTTCGGCTTGAGCACGTCCAAGGGATCGTGACCGGCAACACCGCGATCGCGCCTGACAACAGCATGGTCAAAGGCTCGCCCGGCCTGATCGCCGCCGAAGGCTCTTCACTGACGATCACCAATAATCTGCTGGGCCACGTCACCGTTTACACCGATTCGACGTCGGTCCAGTCGGGCAACATGATCATCACCCGCGCTGACCCCAACGCTGCAGGTTATTATGGTAAAGTTTTCATAAACGGCCTCGCCACGCTGCCAAAGCTTGAAGATCTGGCCAAGATTGACGGAATCACAGCTGGGGCCGTGCTGACCTGGGCTGGTCAGCTGGCTTGGGAAGCCTCGACCACAACGACAACGACAACGACAACGACGACGGATACGTCCGGCACAATTTCACCCGGCACCGTCTTGGTCGAACCGGTCCCCGCCGATAGCACTACATCGGGTTCAACAAGCCCCACCTCGACGACAACCACCACCGAACCTGCACCGACACCGGCGCCAGCGCCGACGCAGCCGGTCATCAATGGAACGGCAGGCGTCGACAACTTGAGCGACAAGGGCATTGCTTCGAAGCTGTTTGGCTTGGCGGGCGATGATTTCTACACGGTAAGCGCCACCGGTACGACGGTGAACGAGGTTGCCGGCGGCGGGATCGATACGGTCAACGCCAGTGTCAATTTCACGCTGAGTGCTGAAGTCGAGCACCTGAACCTCACCGGGTCAGCGGTGAACGGAACAGGCAACGGCTTGGCCAACTACATCAATTCGGATGCAGGCAGCCAGGTCCTCAGCGGACTTGGCGGCAACGACCGGCTCAGCGCTGGTGCCGGCAACGACACTGTTTATGGCGGTGACGGCAACGACATCATCAACGGCGGTAGCGGCAACGACAAGCTTTATGGCGGCGCCGGCAAGGACGCATTTGTCTTTGATCAGAGCAGTGTTGCGAATAACGATTTCGACGAGATCTTCGACTTCGTCAGCCGCCAGGACAAGATCGACCTGCGCGGGATCGACGCGAACAGCAACACCTCGCGCAATGACACATTCACGCCGATCTGGGGCGCCAACTTCTCGAAGAAGGCCGGAGAACTGCAGATCAAGGCCTATGCTGGCGGCATGCTGGTCTCAGGCGACGTCAACGGTGACGGGGTGCCGGACTTCAGCATGATGGTCCATGGCGTTTCGAAACTGCTGTCGACCGACTTCAACTTCTGA
- a CDS encoding asparagine synthase-related protein, translated as MRDTGPIIWSASWPDHDQGHRPAAVEALLEQLRDWSISEGPGWIVGANRQDCIVELGDWVVATPTRQFVNRARGLLMSRADVGRALVRNGPEWVMDLAPPFRLLTVDRSANRPTVHFDQFGLGHWFEGRSDGVLFTASSARLVARAIGAEPDTGALLGYSQLGVFAFSATPYLGVSKLLPPDPWADQYAASSQSQAKDLNHHVESTFRNAVQALLSAAPSAALELSGGLDSRLILAAMTPEQRAGRSALTLGSPGEISPDQRIASRLASDYGLVHQINQPPATPWDDPAVLFATLADACDGYQGMGNPVDKATLLAAGEDSTELIRFGGQNGEILRGFYHAMQPLGLPASESLWANLVDWRLTANDKVSARLLSKHARDAMIPTQRQALLAELGNFAGEWGQVLDRLYLRLRMQAWVGNAASSNLVKRTMLMPFFDPSFVAAAMALPASSRSQSIAAYRLLHDIDPMLARIPLDSGRTPASFLNPGLGTKLESLRGTARKLARKVGQRIRPRSGAALGSAAVVEAWRQHGGADRLDFGRLDRLGIFDPAMLDALQTRKFVPDRSELGFLLICNNL; from the coding sequence GTGCGCGATACCGGCCCGATAATCTGGTCTGCCAGCTGGCCCGACCATGACCAAGGCCATCGCCCTGCTGCGGTAGAGGCTCTTCTTGAGCAGTTGCGGGACTGGTCCATCAGCGAAGGTCCAGGCTGGATTGTTGGAGCGAACCGGCAAGACTGCATCGTTGAACTGGGCGATTGGGTGGTCGCCACTCCGACACGGCAATTCGTAAATCGCGCAAGAGGCCTGTTGATGTCGCGGGCCGACGTCGGCAGGGCGCTGGTTCGCAACGGCCCCGAATGGGTCATGGACCTAGCACCGCCGTTCCGGCTGCTGACCGTCGATCGCAGCGCAAACCGTCCCACCGTGCACTTTGACCAGTTCGGGCTCGGACACTGGTTCGAAGGCCGCTCCGACGGCGTACTCTTCACCGCGTCGTCAGCCCGGCTTGTCGCCCGAGCGATCGGTGCTGAACCTGACACTGGCGCGCTGCTTGGTTATTCGCAGCTGGGCGTCTTCGCCTTCTCGGCCACGCCCTACCTGGGGGTCAGCAAGCTGCTGCCTCCCGATCCCTGGGCGGATCAGTACGCCGCCAGCTCCCAAAGCCAGGCCAAAGATTTAAATCATCACGTGGAATCGACGTTCCGCAATGCGGTGCAAGCGCTGCTATCAGCGGCGCCGTCTGCGGCGCTTGAGCTGAGTGGCGGACTCGACAGTCGGCTGATCCTGGCCGCTATGACTCCCGAGCAACGGGCCGGACGAAGTGCCCTGACCCTTGGCAGCCCCGGAGAGATCAGCCCGGACCAGCGCATCGCCAGCAGGTTGGCTAGCGACTACGGGTTAGTTCACCAGATCAACCAGCCGCCCGCCACCCCCTGGGACGATCCCGCGGTGCTTTTCGCAACCTTGGCCGACGCATGCGACGGCTATCAGGGCATGGGCAATCCCGTCGACAAGGCAACACTGCTGGCGGCCGGCGAAGACAGCACTGAACTAATCCGGTTCGGCGGCCAGAACGGTGAAATCCTGCGCGGCTTCTATCACGCGATGCAACCGCTTGGCTTGCCCGCCTCTGAGAGCCTGTGGGCCAATCTTGTCGACTGGCGATTGACGGCCAACGACAAGGTTTCAGCGCGATTGCTGTCAAAGCATGCGCGCGATGCAATGATCCCGACGCAGCGCCAGGCATTGCTGGCAGAACTGGGCAATTTCGCGGGCGAATGGGGGCAGGTGCTGGATCGGCTCTATCTCAGATTGCGCATGCAGGCGTGGGTGGGGAACGCAGCCAGTAGCAACCTGGTTAAACGTACGATGCTGATGCCCTTCTTTGATCCGAGTTTTGTTGCCGCAGCCATGGCTCTTCCGGCTTCCAGCCGCAGCCAATCGATAGCTGCATACCGTCTTTTGCACGACATCGATCCCATGCTGGCCAGGATCCCGCTCGATAGCGGCAGGACGCCCGCGAGTTTCCTGAACCCAGGACTGGGGACGAAGTTGGAGAGTCTGCGCGGCACTGCCCGTAAGCTGGCCCGCAAGGTTGGGCAACGGATCCGGCCGCGCTCTGGTGCGGCGCTGGGAAGCGCAGCGGTTGTCGAGGCGTGGCGCCAGCACGGCGGCGCCGATCGGCTCGATTTCGGACGCCTCGATCGCCTCGGCATCTTTGATCCGGCCATGCTCGATGCGCTGCAGACCCGCAAGTTCGTGCCTGACCGGAGCGAGCTTGGCTTCTTGCTTATCTGCAACAATCTGTAA
- a CDS encoding right-handed parallel beta-helix repeat-containing protein, with translation MKLGWIIVAAISLALGSFAVAQNGKTRTAAHFHVDYERGNDQNDGLSPQRSWKHAPGDPNATGQPKGLRLVPGDKVTFAAGVTYRGSIVVSDSGTQPAPIVFEAAAGAPAIINGSEPVEAIPCGSQPECQGLAGKAVLLRIDRHAALAGTIFDSAGPMRLAQDPNPESAQYPDEITQFRSIATSRIQAGEFPLPIRSPDCAGDCGMELALWVQRNVVVSKPVLSIKNGVAQFDPAGLRFYTDRDTRYALRGLPQFLDEPGEYLPVSDGLVLALPRQAGSKFAFASGRGGIMVRNASWVTIRNLGFEQMGDGGAYGKGIGVFVNTPGIRGLTISNNRLRHLDLRSGTGAINLRGVSDLTIVGNQIEGIVRGSGIRLAGPSVNTRISGNTIVGIGRTAIYVAEAKDVEVTDNFIADVKGVHGNGLTAYQGNNNVAFRRNTVIDAKQAVTFQGNNEKTATPQALVFENNLLVSTPDSLGALISWGLKTRDVAIRDNIMLGGPIGLRMNPNDQGVTVSRNFGRPPAATAPVTEPTGAQANRWLNAAPPWEGELLRLIRSRTPVPAELQRRVCKTAFGSASAGRAVGADFVCP, from the coding sequence ATGAAACTGGGTTGGATCATTGTCGCCGCAATCTCGTTGGCACTGGGCAGTTTCGCTGTGGCACAGAACGGCAAAACACGGACGGCAGCCCATTTCCACGTCGATTACGAGCGCGGTAACGATCAGAACGATGGCCTTTCGCCGCAGCGGAGCTGGAAGCACGCGCCCGGCGATCCCAACGCAACCGGCCAGCCCAAGGGTCTGCGGCTGGTTCCGGGTGACAAGGTCACCTTTGCGGCCGGCGTAACCTATCGCGGCAGCATCGTCGTAAGTGACAGCGGCACCCAGCCCGCGCCGATTGTCTTTGAAGCCGCGGCGGGAGCGCCCGCGATTATCAACGGGTCCGAACCGGTCGAGGCGATCCCGTGCGGGTCACAACCGGAGTGCCAGGGCCTGGCCGGCAAAGCGGTGCTGCTGCGGATCGATCGCCACGCGGCGCTGGCGGGAACGATCTTCGACAGCGCGGGACCCATGCGGCTGGCCCAGGATCCGAATCCCGAATCCGCGCAGTATCCTGACGAAATCACGCAATTCCGTTCGATCGCAACCAGCCGGATCCAGGCCGGCGAATTCCCCCTGCCGATCCGCAGTCCGGATTGCGCCGGCGATTGCGGGATGGAGCTGGCCTTGTGGGTCCAGCGCAATGTCGTGGTGAGCAAACCGGTCCTTTCGATCAAGAATGGTGTGGCCCAGTTTGATCCCGCTGGCCTGCGCTTCTACACTGATCGCGATACGCGCTATGCCTTGCGCGGATTGCCTCAGTTTCTTGATGAGCCTGGCGAGTACCTGCCAGTCAGCGACGGACTGGTGCTGGCCCTGCCCCGGCAGGCGGGAAGCAAGTTCGCGTTCGCTTCCGGCCGCGGCGGGATCATGGTCAGAAATGCTTCTTGGGTGACGATCAGGAACCTTGGTTTTGAGCAGATGGGTGACGGCGGGGCCTATGGAAAAGGCATCGGAGTGTTCGTCAACACGCCCGGCATTCGCGGCCTGACAATCAGCAACAATCGCTTGCGGCACTTGGACTTGCGATCGGGCACGGGTGCTATCAATCTGCGCGGGGTCAGCGATCTCACGATAGTGGGCAACCAGATCGAAGGTATTGTCCGGGGCTCTGGCATTCGCCTTGCCGGGCCATCGGTCAATACGCGTATCTCGGGCAACACCATCGTCGGCATTGGTCGCACAGCAATTTATGTTGCCGAGGCCAAGGACGTTGAAGTGACCGACAACTTCATCGCCGACGTCAAGGGTGTCCACGGCAACGGACTGACCGCCTATCAAGGCAACAATAATGTCGCTTTCCGGCGCAATACGGTGATCGATGCCAAACAGGCGGTGACATTCCAGGGCAACAACGAGAAGACCGCAACGCCTCAAGCGCTGGTCTTCGAAAACAATCTGCTGGTCTCAACCCCGGATTCGCTGGGAGCATTGATTAGCTGGGGCCTGAAGACCAGAGACGTTGCAATCCGCGACAACATTATGCTGGGCGGACCCATCGGCCTGCGCATGAACCCCAACGATCAAGGCGTCACGGTATCCCGCAACTTCGGCAGGCCGCCCGCTGCAACCGCCCCGGTCACGGAACCTACGGGCGCGCAGGCCAACCGCTGGCTCAATGCCGCGCCGCCGTGGGAAGGTGAGCTCCTGCGCCTTATCCGCAGTCGCACGCCTGTTCCGGCAGAGCTCCAGCGGCGCGTGTGCAAGACCGCATTCGGTTCTGCATCAGCCGGGCGCGCTGTCGGCGCGGACTTTGTATGTCCGTGA